One Persicobacter psychrovividus DNA window includes the following coding sequences:
- the trxA gene encoding thioredoxin, which yields MGKAIEITDANFQEIINSDTPVLVDFWAEWCGPCKMIGPVVEELAGEYEGKAVIGKMDVDANPSTPGQFGIRSIPTLLVFKNGEVVDKQVGVAAKTALAAKLDAQL from the coding sequence ATGGGTAAAGCTATTGAAATTACCGACGCAAACTTCCAAGAAATCATCAACAGCGACACGCCAGTATTGGTTGACTTTTGGGCTGAATGGTGTGGACCATGTAAAATGATTGGGCCAGTAGTTGAGGAATTGGCGGGTGAGTACGAAGGTAAAGCAGTAATCGGTAAAATGGATGTTGATGCTAACCCATCTACTCCAGGACAATTCGGTATTCGTTCTATCCCAACTTTGTTGGTATTCAAAAATGGCGAAGTTGTAGACAAGCAAGTTGGTGTTGCAGCCAAAACAGCTTTAGCGGCTAAATTGGACGCTCAGCTGTAA
- a CDS encoding LysR substrate-binding domain-containing protein: protein MFDFRLQVFEMVVRLKSFTAAAHALFVSQPAISKHIKALEEHWGIPLFIRRGNEIQLTAAGERLHEHVMGIMQKYAQMDFAMQEFKGSYSGTLRIAASTTIAQYILPKYLSEFKAQHPEIIIHLESGNTTEVENLVRQNQVDFGLSEGDTFHHGLKYDDLWQDDLLMVCRKGSQWKKQWEAKGLEALPKMPFVFRETGSGTLVVIEHYLQNKGVRLNQMNIQMMLGSTEAIKSYLRHTDVCAFLPQCAIEDELLHRLEIIDAKQWHIKRPLFLVQHGQQALSDLGGLFLRFLKS from the coding sequence ATGTTCGATTTCCGATTACAAGTTTTTGAAATGGTGGTTAGGCTGAAAAGCTTTACCGCGGCAGCACATGCCCTTTTTGTGAGTCAGCCTGCAATTTCCAAACATATTAAAGCCCTGGAGGAACATTGGGGCATACCGTTATTTATCCGTCGTGGGAATGAGATACAGCTGACTGCGGCTGGCGAGCGGCTGCATGAGCATGTGATGGGCATTATGCAAAAGTATGCGCAAATGGATTTTGCCATGCAGGAGTTTAAAGGATCGTATAGCGGAACACTTCGGATAGCGGCCAGTACCACCATTGCACAATATATTTTGCCAAAATACCTTTCTGAATTTAAGGCGCAGCATCCTGAAATAATTATTCACCTTGAAAGTGGCAATACAACGGAGGTGGAAAACCTGGTCAGGCAAAATCAGGTGGATTTTGGGCTGTCTGAGGGAGATACTTTTCACCACGGACTGAAATATGATGACCTGTGGCAGGACGACCTGCTGATGGTCTGCAGAAAAGGGAGCCAATGGAAAAAACAATGGGAGGCCAAAGGGCTTGAGGCATTGCCGAAAATGCCTTTTGTATTCAGGGAAACAGGCTCTGGTACGTTGGTTGTTATTGAGCATTATCTGCAAAATAAGGGCGTGCGGTTGAATCAGATGAACATTCAAATGATGTTGGGCAGTACAGAGGCCATCAAGTCTTATTTACGCCATACAGATGTTTGCGCATTTTTACCGCAGTGTGCTATTGAAGATGAGTTGCTGCATCGGTTGGAAATAATAGACGCCAAACAATGGCATATCAAACGCCCGCTTTTTTTGGTACAACATGGGCAACAGGCACTCTCGGATTTAGGCGGACTCTTCCTTCGCTTTTTAAAGTCATAA
- a CDS encoding heavy metal translocating P-type ATPase: protein MEQTQCYHCGGPCEEEHLRFDQRDFCCHGCQTVYDILKENDLGDYYNLEQNPGINLKPQDFEDQYAFLDHDEIQEKLLDFTDGKMSRVRLLLPAIHCSSCIWLLENLYKLKGGIRQSRVNFGKKQLMVEFSNEALSLRQLVETLVSIGYEPHISLEENDQQKKSSPDRTLFLKIGVAAFCFGNIMLLSFPEYFGFDGGWDDEYRRFFSWLNVFLSLPIIGFCSTDYFKSAYQGLKHRHINIDVPIAIGIVTLFVRSVLEVGFDWGSGYFDSLGGLLFFLLTGKWFQSKSYESLSFDRDYKSYFPLAINRKEDEQMKPVPVANLQVGDQIMVRNHEIIPADSVLTSVEANIDYSFVTGESEPVRKVQGEKIFAGGRQVGASIELVVKKPVSQSYLTQLWNQGKAMEDDAQDRRSMINQISKYFTVVVLLIAFASAGYWTLVDPSKILNAFTAVLIVACPCALTLATPFTLSAVLSVFGRQHFYLKNTASVENLASIDTLIFDKTGTITYSAKGKVEYKGKAISKDELSVLANMVQHSTHPLSRKLAEYMGEETTLALAQYQEFAGKGQSSVFEGKTYLLGSAKFTEADYVGATLSGASKVYVKIDGEFRGYFILHNQYRKGLKSLIDALKGHFSMALISGDNDSEAEQLREYFPKEVPLMFNQTPDQKRAFVEQKQQDGASVAMLGDGLNDAVALQQADFGIAVTDDIGAFTPACDAILDAEKLPMLQRLIRFSHTAKKIIIASFVISFAYNIIGLSFAVAGMLTPVLGAILMPVSSISVVAFATLSVQVLARRYRL, encoded by the coding sequence ATGGAACAAACCCAATGCTACCACTGTGGAGGCCCCTGCGAAGAGGAACATTTACGTTTTGATCAGAGGGATTTTTGTTGCCACGGCTGCCAGACGGTCTATGATATCCTGAAGGAAAATGACCTCGGGGATTATTATAACTTGGAGCAAAACCCGGGCATCAATCTAAAGCCACAGGATTTTGAAGACCAATATGCGTTCCTTGACCATGATGAAATTCAGGAAAAGCTGCTTGACTTCACCGATGGAAAGATGAGCCGTGTACGTTTATTGTTACCGGCAATTCATTGTTCGTCGTGTATCTGGTTGCTCGAGAATCTTTACAAGCTGAAAGGGGGGATTCGCCAGTCGCGGGTTAATTTCGGGAAGAAACAGCTGATGGTGGAATTCAGTAATGAAGCGCTGAGTTTACGGCAGCTGGTAGAAACACTGGTTTCTATTGGTTACGAACCTCATATTTCTCTGGAAGAAAACGATCAGCAGAAAAAAAGTTCCCCAGACCGCACCCTCTTCCTGAAAATTGGCGTGGCCGCTTTTTGCTTTGGCAATATCATGCTGCTGAGCTTCCCCGAATATTTTGGTTTTGATGGCGGATGGGATGATGAGTATCGCCGATTTTTCTCTTGGCTGAATGTATTTCTTTCCCTGCCGATCATTGGTTTTTGCAGTACAGATTATTTCAAAAGTGCCTATCAAGGGCTCAAACACCGACATATTAATATTGATGTGCCGATTGCTATCGGGATTGTTACGCTGTTCGTGCGTTCGGTCTTGGAGGTTGGTTTCGATTGGGGATCGGGTTATTTTGATTCGCTCGGGGGCTTGCTGTTTTTCCTTTTGACGGGAAAATGGTTTCAGTCCAAATCCTACGAGTCACTTTCTTTTGATCGGGATTACAAATCGTATTTTCCTTTGGCGATTAACCGAAAAGAGGACGAGCAAATGAAGCCCGTTCCCGTGGCGAATTTGCAGGTGGGCGATCAGATCATGGTCCGGAATCATGAGATTATTCCTGCCGACAGCGTCTTGACTTCCGTGGAGGCCAATATTGATTACAGCTTTGTTACGGGGGAATCGGAACCCGTGCGGAAAGTGCAGGGAGAAAAGATTTTTGCCGGTGGCCGACAGGTCGGTGCCTCGATTGAATTAGTGGTGAAAAAGCCGGTTTCGCAAAGCTACCTGACGCAGTTGTGGAATCAGGGAAAAGCGATGGAGGATGATGCACAGGATCGCCGTTCGATGATCAATCAGATCAGTAAATATTTCACGGTGGTGGTTTTGCTGATTGCTTTTGCTTCGGCGGGCTATTGGACGTTGGTGGATCCAAGTAAAATCCTCAATGCCTTTACGGCGGTATTGATTGTGGCCTGCCCTTGCGCCCTGACTTTGGCAACACCTTTTACGCTGAGTGCGGTTTTGAGTGTTTTCGGAAGGCAACATTTCTACCTGAAAAATACCGCTTCGGTGGAGAATTTGGCGAGTATTGATACTTTGATTTTTGATAAAACGGGAACGATCACTTATTCAGCCAAAGGCAAAGTCGAATACAAGGGTAAGGCGATTAGTAAGGATGAGTTATCAGTTTTGGCAAATATGGTCCAGCATTCTACCCACCCACTGAGCCGGAAATTGGCGGAGTATATGGGGGAAGAAACCACTTTGGCTTTGGCGCAATATCAGGAGTTTGCAGGCAAAGGGCAGTCCTCGGTTTTTGAAGGTAAAACCTATTTGTTGGGGTCAGCCAAGTTTACGGAAGCCGACTATGTGGGTGCTACCCTTTCGGGCGCTTCGAAGGTTTATGTGAAAATTGACGGGGAGTTCAGGGGCTATTTTATCCTGCATAATCAATATCGAAAAGGACTGAAAAGTTTGATTGATGCGCTGAAAGGTCATTTTTCGATGGCACTGATTTCGGGGGATAATGACAGTGAAGCCGAACAGTTGCGTGAATATTTTCCGAAGGAGGTACCTTTGATGTTCAATCAGACGCCTGATCAAAAGCGGGCATTTGTAGAACAAAAACAGCAAGACGGCGCTTCGGTAGCGATGTTGGGCGACGGGCTGAATGATGCGGTGGCTTTGCAACAGGCAGATTTCGGTATTGCCGTAACGGATGATATTGGCGCTTTCACCCCCGCCTGCGATGCGATCTTGGATGCCGAAAAACTGCCGATGCTTCAGCGACTGATCCGTTTTTCGCATACCGCCAAAAAGATCATCATTGCTTCATTTGTGATTTCTTTTGCCTATAACATCATCGGACTGAGTTTTGCCGTAGCAGGTATGCTGACGCCCGTCTTGGGGGCGATCCTGATGCCTGTCAGTAGCATTTCGGTGGTGGCTTTCGCGACCTTGTCGGTGCAGGTGTTGGCGCGCAGGTATCGGTTGTAA
- a CDS encoding response regulator yields MNANPIFSPSDYASAQSLRVLMLGNNPIELGRLYDLLQASKEQEYQLEVSFNEHDALRKATNFKPDCIVLDDNLDKEQIQHFSEMLQQDQYLRHVPITLVKNSNRWSVVAKGIHEYVLKNMLSTKTLSRAVLNAVRYGKVFRKWLKS; encoded by the coding sequence ATGAACGCAAACCCTATTTTTTCCCCCTCAGATTATGCGTCTGCACAAAGCTTGCGGGTTTTGATGCTTGGCAACAACCCCATTGAACTTGGGCGACTTTACGATTTACTGCAGGCAAGCAAGGAGCAGGAGTACCAGCTTGAGGTCAGTTTTAATGAGCATGACGCCCTGCGAAAAGCGACCAATTTTAAGCCTGACTGTATTGTGCTTGATGATAATCTGGACAAAGAGCAGATTCAGCATTTTTCGGAAATGTTGCAGCAGGACCAGTACTTGCGCCATGTGCCTATTACATTGGTGAAGAACAGTAACCGGTGGTCGGTGGTTGCCAAGGGCATTCATGAATATGTTCTCAAAAATATGCTCAGTACCAAAACCCTTTCGCGGGCAGTATTGAATGCCGTGCGGTACGGGAAGGTGTTTCGTAAATGGCTAAAATCCTGA
- a CDS encoding sigma-70 family RNA polymerase sigma factor, producing the protein MFLRFKPKSKEDRLLEGCRKGDPQQQRLLYEQVAPQMLSVCRRYVADAQEAESVMVQGFLKVFECIDSFSGEGKLQAWIRKIMVNECLMYLRKEKRAVLFVEVEEASHEAPLQADSDLQADELMMLIEQLPTGYRTVFNLYAIEGFSHQEIADQLEISINTSKSQLSRARQLLQQQIKALEKIEIKGNGNF; encoded by the coding sequence ATGTTTTTACGTTTTAAGCCAAAATCTAAAGAGGATCGCCTCTTGGAGGGCTGCCGAAAGGGCGACCCTCAGCAGCAGCGATTGCTCTATGAGCAAGTGGCCCCGCAGATGCTGTCGGTTTGCCGACGCTATGTGGCGGATGCTCAGGAGGCGGAAAGCGTCATGGTACAGGGGTTTCTGAAGGTGTTCGAGTGTATTGATTCTTTTAGTGGTGAAGGGAAGCTGCAGGCATGGATTCGCAAAATTATGGTGAACGAATGCCTGATGTACCTGAGAAAGGAAAAGCGAGCGGTGCTTTTTGTGGAGGTGGAAGAAGCATCCCATGAAGCCCCTTTGCAAGCAGACAGTGACCTGCAAGCGGATGAACTGATGATGCTTATTGAGCAGTTGCCTACAGGTTACCGAACGGTTTTTAACCTGTATGCCATAGAGGGCTTTAGTCATCAGGAAATCGCTGACCAACTTGAGATCAGTATCAATACCTCAAAGTCACAGCTGAGCCGTGCACGACAACTGCTTCAGCAACAAATAAAAGCATTGGAAAAAATTGAAATAAAGGGAAATGGAAATTTTTGA
- a CDS encoding SHOCT domain-containing protein has protein sequence MLTYIAFCLLVCVLAHNKKRSTAKAFLVSFFFSPIIGLIVVALLHDYSKGFPCEQYINNCNENSSVAQKIRNLRLLLEEGILTADEYERQLSRLRQKYYSNL, from the coding sequence ATGCTTACATACATCGCATTCTGCTTGTTGGTCTGTGTTTTGGCACACAACAAAAAACGCTCTACCGCTAAAGCCTTTTTGGTCTCCTTTTTTTTCTCTCCCATCATTGGGCTGATCGTTGTGGCGCTCCTACATGATTATTCCAAGGGATTCCCCTGCGAGCAATACATAAATAATTGCAATGAAAATTCCTCCGTCGCTCAGAAGATTCGTAATTTACGCTTGCTTTTGGAGGAAGGTATCCTGACGGCTGATGAGTACGAAAGACAGTTGAGCCGACTTCGCCAAAAATATTACAGCAACCTTTAA
- the serS gene encoding serine--tRNA ligase yields MLQISEFKENKEALIAGLKVKNFRNPEEAVEKVLALDEERRHTQQASDDKSAESNQLSKQIGLLMREGKKEEANEVKSKTAALKEESKKLQEKLSKIEGDLEQLLFTIPNIPHESVPTGKSDEDNEELRQFGEIPTLAENKKPHWELIKDYDIIDFELGNKLTGAGFPVYKGKGARLQRALINFFLDEAEAAGFSEVLPPIVVNEASGIATGQLPDKEGQMYQLVGHDYYLIPTAEVPITNMYRDVILSEKDLPIKNAGFTPCFRREAGSWGAHVRGLNRLHQFDKVEIVQITKPEDSMNALDEMVAHVEGLLKKLGLPTRVLRLCGGDLSFTSHITFDMEVYSAGQDQWLEVSSISNFLTYQANRLKLRYRPEGEKKTQLLHTLNGSALALPRIVATILENNQTPEGIKIPEVLVPYCGFDMIK; encoded by the coding sequence ATGTTACAAATCAGCGAATTTAAGGAAAACAAAGAAGCCTTGATTGCGGGCTTAAAAGTTAAGAACTTTCGCAATCCTGAAGAAGCCGTAGAAAAGGTTTTGGCATTGGACGAAGAGCGCCGTCATACACAACAAGCAAGTGATGACAAATCGGCGGAATCCAACCAGCTTTCCAAACAAATCGGATTGCTGATGCGCGAAGGCAAAAAAGAGGAAGCCAATGAGGTGAAATCCAAAACTGCGGCACTGAAGGAGGAATCAAAAAAATTGCAGGAAAAGCTCTCGAAGATCGAAGGCGATTTGGAACAATTGCTTTTCACAATTCCCAACATCCCGCACGAGTCTGTACCAACAGGTAAAAGTGATGAGGACAATGAGGAATTGCGCCAGTTTGGAGAAATCCCTACTTTGGCAGAGAACAAAAAACCACACTGGGAGCTGATCAAGGATTATGACATCATTGATTTTGAACTGGGCAATAAATTAACGGGTGCTGGATTCCCTGTTTACAAGGGTAAAGGTGCGCGTTTACAGCGTGCGTTGATTAACTTCTTCTTGGACGAAGCCGAAGCGGCAGGCTTTAGCGAGGTATTGCCTCCGATTGTAGTCAACGAAGCTTCGGGGATTGCGACAGGGCAGTTGCCTGATAAAGAAGGGCAGATGTACCAACTGGTAGGGCATGATTATTATTTGATCCCAACAGCTGAGGTACCGATCACCAATATGTACCGCGACGTGATTCTTTCTGAGAAAGACTTGCCGATTAAAAATGCAGGTTTTACGCCTTGTTTTCGTCGTGAGGCAGGATCTTGGGGTGCTCACGTACGTGGCCTAAATCGCTTGCACCAATTTGATAAAGTAGAAATTGTACAGATCACCAAGCCTGAGGATTCTATGAATGCCTTGGACGAGATGGTTGCTCATGTAGAGGGACTCTTGAAAAAACTGGGCTTGCCGACACGCGTATTGCGCTTGTGTGGTGGCGATCTAAGCTTCACTTCTCACATCACTTTTGATATGGAAGTGTATTCTGCAGGGCAGGATCAGTGGCTGGAAGTTTCTTCCATCTCTAACTTCCTGACTTATCAGGCCAACCGCCTGAAGTTGCGTTATCGCCCAGAGGGAGAAAAGAAAACACAATTATTGCATACTTTGAACGGTTCGGCATTAGCTTTGCCTCGTATAGTTGCCACCATCCTTGAAAACAACCAAACACCGGAAGGCATTAAAATCCCTGAGGTTTTGGTACCATACTGTGGTTTCGACATGATTAAATAA
- a CDS encoding malate dehydrogenase has translation MKVTVVGAGAVGASCAEYIAIKDFADEIVLVDIKEGFAEGKAMDLMQTASLNGFDSTITGTTGDYTKTANSDVAVITSGIPRKPGMTREELIGINAGIVKTVAENLIAQSPNVIIIVVSNPMDTMTYLAAKATGLPKNRIIGMGGALDSARFKYRLAEALGCPQSDVAGMVIGGHSDTGMVPLIAKATRNSVPVTEFLSAEQQEEIVQATKVGGATLTKLLGTSAWYAPGAAVSELVKAIALDSKKMFPCSALLDGEYGLSDLCIGVPVIIGKNGIEQIVEVALNEDEKAKLTASAEGVKKTNGLLTQEA, from the coding sequence ATGAAAGTAACAGTAGTAGGAGCCGGAGCCGTAGGAGCAAGTTGTGCAGAGTACATTGCCATTAAAGATTTCGCTGATGAAATCGTTTTGGTGGACATCAAGGAAGGTTTTGCTGAAGGTAAAGCGATGGACTTGATGCAGACTGCTTCATTGAATGGCTTTGATTCAACAATTACAGGAACAACAGGTGATTATACCAAAACAGCCAACAGTGATGTTGCTGTAATCACAAGTGGTATTCCTCGTAAGCCGGGCATGACGCGCGAAGAGTTGATCGGGATCAATGCTGGTATTGTAAAAACAGTAGCAGAAAACCTGATCGCACAATCTCCAAACGTGATCATCATTGTGGTTTCTAACCCTATGGATACCATGACATATCTTGCTGCGAAAGCGACAGGCCTTCCTAAAAACCGTATCATCGGTATGGGTGGTGCTTTGGATAGCGCACGTTTCAAGTATCGTTTGGCGGAAGCTTTGGGTTGCCCTCAGTCAGATGTTGCAGGAATGGTTATTGGTGGCCACTCGGATACCGGTATGGTGCCGTTGATCGCTAAAGCAACACGTAACAGTGTACCTGTTACTGAATTCCTTTCTGCTGAACAGCAAGAAGAAATCGTTCAGGCTACAAAAGTTGGTGGTGCTACATTAACTAAATTGTTGGGAACTTCAGCTTGGTATGCTCCAGGTGCGGCAGTTTCTGAATTGGTTAAAGCCATTGCATTGGATTCTAAGAAAATGTTCCCTTGTTCAGCATTGTTGGATGGCGAGTATGGTCTTTCTGACCTTTGTATCGGTGTTCCGGTAATTATCGGTAAAAACGGTATCGAGCAAATCGTAGAGGTTGCTTTGAATGAAGACGAAAAAGCAAAATTGACTGCTTCAGCGGAAGGCGTGAAGAAAACCAATGGTCTTTTGACACAGGAAGCTTAA
- a CDS encoding YeiH family protein: MNTLTIAAKPDQKKILWWVVGLFCLSPICSPFIALILGMLLSNFVSTSYQAKSHKWTKILLNTAIVGMGFGMSFKEAMAIGGEGFGITAITISVTLVLGLIFTKVFKLEKEAGLLIACGTAICGGSAIAAVGTTLDAKKEDMSIALGTVFTFNAIALVLFPLLGHLINMSQTHFGWWCAMAIHDTSSVVGAASVYGDKALKLATTVKLARALWIIPVCIGIGWWKKTEHKKLPIPLFLVLFIAVIFFHGYLPYVSSWGPKVNVVSKHLMTLALFWVGTGLHFQTLKKVGWRSFAMGLCLWVIIGCLSLFLIW; the protein is encoded by the coding sequence ATGAACACATTAACAATAGCGGCTAAGCCTGATCAGAAAAAAATCCTTTGGTGGGTGGTCGGCTTGTTTTGCCTTTCACCCATCTGCAGCCCTTTTATCGCACTGATTCTCGGCATGCTGCTGTCTAATTTTGTCAGTACCTCTTATCAGGCCAAATCGCATAAATGGACTAAAATACTGCTTAATACCGCAATTGTAGGTATGGGCTTTGGGATGTCGTTCAAAGAAGCCATGGCTATTGGAGGGGAAGGATTTGGCATAACAGCCATTACCATCAGCGTAACACTCGTGCTTGGTTTAATCTTTACAAAGGTTTTTAAACTCGAAAAAGAAGCAGGTTTATTGATTGCCTGTGGAACGGCCATTTGTGGAGGTAGCGCCATCGCTGCTGTAGGAACAACCCTCGATGCCAAGAAGGAGGATATGTCTATTGCACTGGGCACTGTTTTTACATTTAATGCCATCGCCTTGGTGTTGTTTCCATTACTTGGCCACCTGATAAACATGAGTCAGACGCATTTTGGCTGGTGGTGTGCCATGGCAATTCACGACACTTCCTCTGTGGTTGGTGCAGCCTCTGTATACGGCGATAAAGCACTGAAATTGGCCACGACAGTTAAGCTCGCCCGAGCACTCTGGATCATTCCCGTTTGCATCGGTATTGGCTGGTGGAAAAAAACCGAGCATAAAAAATTGCCGATCCCGTTATTCCTCGTTTTGTTTATAGCCGTTATCTTTTTTCATGGCTACTTGCCTTATGTTTCAAGCTGGGGCCCAAAAGTGAATGTGGTTTCTAAGCACCTGATGACCTTGGCGTTGTTTTGGGTAGGTACGGGTTTACATTTTCAGACACTGAAAAAAGTAGGCTGGAGATCTTTCGCGATGGGCTTATGCCTGTGGGTGATTATCGGATGTTTATCGCTCTTTTTAATCTGGTAG
- a CDS encoding SDR family oxidoreductase: MKIFLTGANGYIGRRLLPVLIREGHFVYCLVRDKGRIELEEEWEGKVALIEGDLLKMGDDFKLPEDIELCYYLVHSMGQSYSDFKDLEQKAAEACVQILNPTQCRQIVYLSGIVNDDDLSKHLASRLAVEKVFLACRIPATVLRAAIIIGSGGASFEIIRDLVEKLPMMITPKWLKTKCQPIGVRNVIHYLAKVIDHEESYQQVYDIGGPEVLTYKEMLLKYAEVRNLTRHIITVPFVSPRLSSWWLYFVTTTSFALARSLVDSMKNEVVVQKKGIRELIPQDLLTYQEALELAFSKIEQNEVISSWKDAYSESNFHTDSKKYIKIPKNGCFRDVRKVAFGRSKEEVIDNIWSIGGDRGWYKWDSLWRLRGFLDKVAGGVGLRRGRRSPNQLIAGDALDFWRVLVADREAGRLLLYAEMKLPGEAWLEFKIEKNDDPDKPYVLVQNATFRPVGVSGRAYWWAVFPFHAFIFQGMAEGIVNRKNSAFYIPSTTESR, from the coding sequence ATGAAGATATTTTTGACAGGAGCCAATGGGTATATCGGCCGCCGATTATTGCCCGTACTGATTCGCGAAGGACATTTTGTGTACTGCCTGGTGCGGGATAAAGGCCGAATTGAACTTGAAGAAGAGTGGGAGGGAAAGGTCGCCCTGATCGAGGGAGATTTGCTGAAAATGGGCGATGATTTTAAACTGCCGGAAGATATTGAACTTTGCTACTACCTGGTGCATTCGATGGGCCAGAGTTATTCTGACTTCAAGGATTTAGAGCAAAAAGCCGCCGAAGCCTGTGTGCAGATTTTAAACCCTACCCAATGCCGACAGATTGTTTACCTGAGTGGAATTGTGAATGACGACGACCTTTCCAAGCATTTGGCTTCTCGACTGGCCGTGGAGAAGGTGTTTTTAGCTTGCAGAATTCCGGCCACTGTTTTGCGCGCGGCCATTATTATCGGTTCTGGTGGGGCTTCTTTTGAGATTATCCGTGACCTGGTGGAAAAGCTCCCGATGATGATCACCCCAAAATGGCTAAAAACCAAATGCCAGCCTATCGGTGTCAGAAATGTGATTCATTATCTGGCGAAAGTGATTGACCACGAAGAGTCCTATCAGCAAGTGTATGACATTGGTGGGCCGGAAGTGCTGACCTATAAAGAAATGCTGCTCAAGTATGCAGAGGTGCGAAACCTGACACGCCACATCATCACTGTTCCCTTTGTATCCCCGCGGTTGTCATCATGGTGGTTATATTTTGTTACAACCACCTCTTTTGCTTTGGCCCGAAGCTTAGTGGACAGCATGAAAAATGAGGTTGTGGTTCAGAAAAAAGGTATTCGGGAACTGATTCCACAGGACTTACTCACCTATCAGGAAGCCCTGGAACTGGCTTTCAGTAAAATTGAACAAAATGAGGTGATCAGCAGCTGGAAGGATGCTTATTCTGAAAGCAACTTTCATACGGACAGTAAAAAGTATATTAAAATCCCTAAAAATGGTTGCTTCCGGGATGTTCGCAAGGTAGCCTTCGGACGATCCAAAGAAGAAGTTATTGATAACATCTGGAGCATCGGGGGAGACCGCGGCTGGTACAAGTGGGATTCGCTGTGGCGACTGCGTGGATTTTTGGATAAGGTGGCTGGGGGGGTAGGGCTCCGAAGAGGCCGGCGCAGCCCAAATCAACTGATTGCCGGTGATGCCCTGGACTTCTGGCGGGTGCTGGTCGCCGATCGGGAAGCGGGGCGCTTGTTGTTGTATGCTGAAATGAAATTACCCGGCGAGGCTTGGCTGGAATTTAAAATTGAAAAAAATGACGACCCCGACAAACCCTACGTATTGGTGCAAAATGCAACTTTCCGACCTGTTGGTGTGAGTGGGCGCGCCTACTGGTGGGCGGTATTTCCGTTCCATGCTTTTATATTTCAGGGAATGGCCGAGGGGATTGTGAATAGGAAAAACAGTGCCTTTTACATTCCTTCCACCACAGAAAGCCGTTGA
- the ccoS gene encoding cbb3-type cytochrome oxidase assembly protein CcoS, with protein sequence MSVIFILISISIVVAVIFLSAFFWSVKSGQYEDTVSPGVRILMDDRKTEVEDNKSPKNKQISN encoded by the coding sequence ATGTCTGTCATCTTTATTCTGATTTCTATCAGCATCGTGGTTGCGGTGATCTTTCTTTCCGCTTTTTTCTGGTCGGTTAAATCGGGGCAGTATGAAGATACTGTATCCCCTGGGGTCAGGATATTAATGGACGACCGCAAGACGGAAGTTGAGGATAACAAATCCCCAAAAAATAAGCAGATATCTAACTAA
- a CDS encoding DUF1349 domain-containing protein has protein sequence MKKIVLALGMLCAQQAFAQDLNHMQWFNEPAQWSIKNQELKMQVTPQSDYWVKTHYGFTVDDGPFLYTLRGGEFETSVKIEGAYKSRYDQMGLMLRVDEKHWIKTGIEYVDGVYHFSVVTTNGVSSWGVTALKEKPDAIWIKATRRRDGVEIFYSTDGKNYAMAGLSYLPEQVPVKVGMMAASPDGDGFEATFKDFKVKHLADERRLEWLKDHQ, from the coding sequence ATGAAGAAGATTGTTTTAGCCTTAGGAATGCTTTGTGCTCAGCAGGCATTTGCGCAGGATCTGAACCATATGCAGTGGTTCAATGAACCTGCTCAGTGGAGCATCAAAAATCAGGAGTTGAAAATGCAGGTTACTCCGCAGTCAGATTATTGGGTAAAAACCCATTATGGCTTTACCGTTGACGATGGCCCATTTTTATATACCCTTCGGGGAGGAGAGTTTGAAACTTCGGTAAAGATTGAGGGGGCTTATAAATCCCGCTATGACCAAATGGGCTTGATGTTGCGGGTAGATGAAAAGCACTGGATTAAAACGGGCATTGAATACGTTGATGGGGTTTATCATTTCAGTGTAGTGACCACCAATGGTGTCAGCAGCTGGGGAGTAACCGCCCTCAAGGAAAAACCAGATGCCATTTGGATTAAAGCAACGCGTCGCCGAGATGGGGTGGAAATTTTCTATTCTACGGACGGTAAAAACTATGCCATGGCTGGCCTCTCCTATTTGCCCGAGCAGGTGCCTGTTAAGGTTGGAATGATGGCCGCAAGCCCTGATGGTGATGGATTTGAGGCAACTTTCAAGGATTTCAAGGTGAAGCATCTCGCAGATGAGCGCCGGCTGGAATGGCTGAAGGATCATCAGTAG